From Pseudoalteromonas sp. R3, one genomic window encodes:
- a CDS encoding LysR family transcriptional regulator — protein MRFEQLEQFVALGNLRHFRQAAEQTNISTSALTRSIQTLEDEIGCELVKRSTRSVKLTEQGELFLNYCKSTLSELDITRNTIKQSLFGRDQQRVVVGYTAQASSIVPTSCGQFLADFPNVKVEMQLLSEHDLLRKLQLGEIDISVYLESATSLVSDIHLPDQLVLFVAKQHPLATQDSIRRSELAQYPMYGCFSQSKQVQNMLNEAVEGLNKSTNVKIGNISQVIDGLKNSQSFAIASIEHSKVIAQDPELILLKTNKDASHEQIVVQTSHQLGSGSHVSNLLSLIEQTAQKNAVATAVNS, from the coding sequence ATGAGATTTGAACAACTCGAGCAATTCGTTGCTTTAGGCAATTTACGCCACTTTAGGCAAGCCGCAGAACAAACCAATATCAGTACTTCCGCACTCACCAGAAGCATTCAGACACTGGAAGATGAGATTGGCTGTGAACTTGTCAAACGTTCTACCCGCTCCGTCAAACTGACCGAGCAAGGCGAGCTTTTTTTAAATTATTGTAAGTCGACCTTGTCGGAATTAGACATAACCAGAAACACTATCAAACAAAGCTTGTTTGGTCGTGATCAGCAGCGCGTTGTTGTTGGTTACACTGCACAAGCAAGTAGCATAGTGCCAACGTCATGTGGACAGTTTTTGGCGGATTTCCCTAACGTCAAAGTTGAAATGCAACTTTTAAGTGAACATGATCTACTTCGCAAGCTTCAGCTTGGTGAAATCGATATCAGTGTTTACCTGGAGTCTGCAACCAGCTTAGTGAGTGATATCCACCTGCCCGACCAACTTGTTTTGTTTGTAGCTAAACAACACCCACTGGCAACACAAGACAGTATTCGTCGCAGCGAGCTTGCTCAATACCCTATGTATGGCTGCTTTTCTCAGTCAAAACAGGTGCAGAACATGCTCAATGAGGCGGTTGAAGGGCTTAACAAGTCAACCAACGTCAAAATCGGTAACATCAGCCAGGTGATTGATGGACTGAAGAATAGCCAGAGCTTTGCAATTGCAAGCATTGAACATTCTAAGGTCATCGCCCAGGATCCTGAGCTAATCTTACTCAAGACTAACAAGGATGCGAGTCATGAACAGATTGTCGTGCAAACCAGTCACCAACTTGGTAGTGGTTCACACGTCAGTAACTTGTTGTCATTAATTGAACAAACAGCACAGAAAAATGCGGTTGCAACAGCCGTAAACAGTTAA
- the glpE gene encoding thiosulfate sulfurtransferase GlpE yields MSFKHISVAQTKDMLAQSDLVIADIRDANSFAQGHIPGAEHLSNDNLGHFLQEKEFEQPIIVVCYHGISSQGAANYLAEQGFEDVYSMDGGFTQWAQELPDSVAK; encoded by the coding sequence ATGAGTTTTAAACATATTTCAGTGGCCCAAACAAAAGATATGCTGGCGCAATCAGATCTGGTTATTGCGGATATTCGCGATGCTAACTCGTTTGCACAGGGGCATATTCCCGGCGCCGAGCACCTTTCCAATGATAATTTGGGACACTTCTTGCAGGAAAAAGAGTTTGAACAGCCAATCATCGTTGTGTGCTACCACGGTATCAGCTCACAGGGGGCCGCAAACTACCTGGCTGAGCAAGGGTTTGAAGATGTTTACAGCATGGATGGTGGCTTCACACAGTGGGCACAGGAGTTGCCTGATAGCGTGGCAAAATGA
- the folB gene encoding dihydroneopterin aldolase, which translates to MDTVYISQLHVETIIGVYDFEKESKQSLFFDIEMKTDISAAAQQDDITLAVDYAKVSERVIAHTEASRVELLETLVEQLAAIILQEFAIQAITIRVSKPAAVPQAQTVGLAITRTR; encoded by the coding sequence ATGGACACGGTCTATATCTCGCAATTACACGTCGAGACCATAATAGGAGTTTACGACTTTGAAAAAGAAAGTAAACAAAGCCTTTTCTTTGATATAGAGATGAAGACCGATATCTCGGCTGCCGCGCAACAAGATGACATAACTCTGGCCGTGGATTACGCCAAGGTGAGTGAGCGAGTAATAGCGCATACCGAAGCAAGCCGGGTTGAACTGCTGGAGACCTTGGTCGAGCAACTTGCTGCCATTATTTTGCAAGAATTTGCAATTCAGGCAATCACCATTCGGGTCAGCAAGCCGGCAGCCGTTCCTCAGGCACAAACAGTTGGCCTGGCAATCACGCGGACAAGATAA
- a CDS encoding chorismate lyase: MRSSWEPLSQYKDIIPDRLHPLLCETGSLTALLRARCGALHVEVLSEQKCRLEHEVKAILKCDSALCREVVLYCDDIPVVYGQSWIPESANSLGLSNIGSTPLGERLFDQQAWKRGEIEVTKLQKRHYPHFYQVKAH; this comes from the coding sequence TTGCGATCAAGCTGGGAACCGCTTTCCCAGTATAAGGACATCATCCCAGACAGGTTGCACCCTTTGCTGTGTGAGACTGGCTCTTTGACAGCTTTGCTGCGCGCCCGGTGTGGCGCTTTGCATGTAGAAGTGCTCAGCGAACAAAAGTGCAGGCTGGAGCATGAGGTGAAGGCTATCCTCAAGTGTGACAGCGCGCTGTGTCGTGAGGTCGTGCTATATTGTGATGATATCCCTGTGGTGTATGGGCAAAGCTGGATCCCTGAGAGTGCAAACTCACTTGGTCTGAGCAATATAGGCAGCACACCGCTGGGTGAGCGCTTGTTTGACCAACAGGCATGGAAACGGGGCGAGATTGAGGTAACAAAGCTACAAAAAAGGCATTACCCTCATTTTTACCAAGTAAAGGCACATTAG
- the glpG gene encoding rhomboid family intramembrane serine protease GlpG produces the protein MKLLGSHDNPRAVQGVADYLRTQHIECHVASEDGHVTSVWVSAEQWPQANEIWQEFVTNPYNDKYLAASWQLSPKDSPLVYQGTKLNLWRRFSQLSWVLKSVFITSLGIYLSFFVYGVESVFSTFQFDPHTPWRWVTPAFLHFGLLHLVFNLSWWVYLGNLIERRLGNWVLSAIFITGALLSNWMQYLLADANFGGLSGVVYALLGFCWIHSVLHPKSSPLISTPVVGFMLVWMVLGFTDVLFINMANWAHLFGLIGGIGVAVLVRTRD, from the coding sequence ATGAAACTATTAGGCTCCCACGATAATCCTCGCGCGGTTCAGGGAGTCGCAGACTACCTGAGGACTCAGCATATTGAATGCCATGTCGCCAGTGAAGATGGGCACGTTACGTCAGTATGGGTGAGTGCTGAACAATGGCCTCAGGCAAATGAAATTTGGCAAGAGTTTGTTACCAATCCCTATAACGACAAGTATCTTGCTGCCTCCTGGCAGCTTTCCCCCAAAGATTCACCTTTGGTATACCAGGGTACCAAGCTGAATTTGTGGCGCCGTTTTAGCCAACTGAGTTGGGTGCTCAAATCTGTCTTTATTACTTCGCTGGGTATTTATCTGAGCTTCTTTGTTTATGGTGTCGAGTCTGTCTTTAGTACTTTCCAGTTTGATCCTCACACCCCCTGGCGCTGGGTCACACCAGCTTTTTTGCACTTTGGCTTATTGCATTTGGTGTTCAACCTTTCCTGGTGGGTGTATCTCGGTAACCTGATTGAGCGTCGTTTAGGTAACTGGGTGTTAAGTGCAATTTTTATTACAGGCGCTTTGCTGAGTAACTGGATGCAGTACCTGCTGGCTGATGCTAACTTTGGTGGGCTCAGTGGCGTGGTTTATGCTCTGTTGGGTTTTTGCTGGATCCATTCTGTATTACATCCAAAATCATCGCCGTTGATAAGCACGCCTGTTGTTGGGTTTATGCTGGTTTGGATGGTGTTAGGTTTTACAGATGTTTTGTTTATCAATATGGCAAACTGGGCGCATTTATTTGGTTTAATTGGCGGTATTGGTGTGGCTGTGCTGGTTCGAACCAGAGATTAA
- the tdh gene encoding L-threonine 3-dehydrogenase, translating into MKALSKLKAEEGIWMTDAPKPEVGHNDLLIKIRKTAICGTDVHIYKWDEWAQNTIPTPMVVGHEYVGEVVDMGQEVRGFEIGDRVSGEGHITCGHCRNCRGGRVHLCRNTIGVGVNREGSFAEYLVIPAYNAFKIPDNISDELASIFDPFGNAVHTALSFDLVGEDVLITGAGPIGIMAAAVAKHVGARHVVITDVNEYRLELARKMGATRAVNVAEEKLEDVMAELGMTEGFDIGLEMSGVPVAFNSMLNNMNHGGKIAMLGIPPSDMAVDWNQVIFKGLVIKGIYGREMFETWYKMASLIQSGLNLEPIITHQFHVDEFQQGFDTMISGQSGKVILNWD; encoded by the coding sequence ATGAAAGCATTATCCAAGTTAAAAGCAGAAGAAGGGATTTGGATGACGGATGCGCCCAAACCGGAAGTAGGGCATAACGATCTGCTGATCAAAATCCGTAAAACCGCCATTTGTGGTACCGATGTCCATATTTATAAGTGGGATGAATGGGCGCAAAACACCATTCCAACTCCTATGGTGGTTGGGCACGAATACGTAGGTGAAGTGGTCGATATGGGCCAGGAAGTGCGTGGCTTTGAGATTGGCGACCGTGTATCAGGCGAAGGCCATATTACCTGTGGTCACTGTCGTAACTGTCGCGGTGGTCGCGTCCATTTGTGTCGTAACACAATCGGCGTAGGCGTAAACCGTGAGGGTTCTTTCGCAGAGTATCTGGTGATCCCGGCTTACAACGCATTCAAGATCCCTGATAACATCTCAGACGAACTTGCCTCTATTTTTGACCCATTTGGTAATGCTGTGCACACGGCATTGTCGTTTGATTTGGTGGGTGAGGATGTGCTTATCACGGGAGCAGGCCCTATTGGTATAATGGCCGCCGCAGTTGCAAAACATGTTGGTGCTCGTCATGTTGTGATCACTGATGTGAATGAATATCGTCTTGAGCTGGCTCGCAAAATGGGTGCAACCCGTGCCGTGAATGTTGCCGAAGAAAAGCTTGAAGATGTCATGGCGGAGCTGGGCATGACTGAAGGCTTTGATATAGGTCTGGAAATGTCGGGTGTACCTGTGGCATTTAACAGTATGCTTAATAACATGAACCATGGCGGTAAAATTGCCATGTTAGGTATTCCACCAAGCGATATGGCTGTGGATTGGAATCAGGTTATCTTTAAAGGCTTAGTGATCAAAGGCATCTATGGTCGCGAAATGTTCGAAACCTGGTACAAAATGGCCAGCTTGATCCAGTCGGGCTTGAATCTGGAGCCGATTATTACCCACCAGTTCCATGTCGATGAGTTCCAGCAGGGCTTTGATACGATGATCTCTGGTCAATCGGGTAAAGTGATCTTAAACTGGGATTAA
- a CDS encoding DUF3369 domain-containing protein, with protein MSSFLFSNEPLKDDEQITIDNAYWDILVVDDEEDIHQVTKLVLSDFRFEQKPLRFHHAYSAKQAMDILNSEESISVGLIDVVMESNHAGLDLIKFIRNDMANHDIRLILRTGQPGEAPEESVIRDYDINDYKNKTELTAVKLKTLLYSALRSHRDIQTIERHKQGLERIIDASSSFLKCNNVQDFASTILSHVADVMGLSDSDIYCAAAVNKQNGSGAEFQLLAASGAGIEPEQTALPDKVKSRFIETHNRKTSSKSDHEYVGYFTSQAGLETMLYVSKKGLLQPTDCQLLAFFANNIALAYDNLNLRETVKESQKELSYILGEAVEKRSKETGSHVKRVAHYSLLLAKLVGLNDYKAEIIKLASPLHDIGKISIPDVILNKPGKLNDEEWAIMKTHAQQGYEILKNSTNDILQCGAIIAHQHHEKWDGSGYPQGLKGEQIDIAGRITALADVFDALGSVRCYKPVWTLEEILTEIKSQRGQQFDPKLVDLFVENLEQFVAIRDQYPD; from the coding sequence GTGAGCAGCTTTCTCTTTTCAAATGAGCCACTTAAGGATGACGAGCAAATTACCATAGATAATGCATATTGGGATATTCTGGTGGTCGATGATGAAGAAGACATTCATCAGGTCACCAAATTGGTGCTATCGGATTTCCGGTTTGAGCAAAAGCCACTACGCTTTCATCATGCGTATTCAGCCAAACAGGCAATGGACATACTGAATTCGGAAGAGTCCATTTCAGTTGGCTTGATTGACGTTGTGATGGAAAGTAACCATGCGGGTCTAGACCTTATCAAGTTCATCCGTAACGACATGGCCAACCATGATATTCGTCTTATTCTGCGCACCGGACAGCCTGGTGAAGCACCGGAAGAGTCGGTTATCCGCGACTATGACATTAATGATTATAAAAACAAAACCGAGCTGACTGCGGTTAAATTAAAAACTTTACTCTATTCAGCGTTACGCTCACACCGCGATATTCAGACGATTGAACGACACAAACAGGGGCTTGAACGGATTATTGATGCATCCTCCAGCTTTTTGAAATGCAATAATGTCCAGGACTTCGCATCAACCATTTTGTCTCACGTTGCCGATGTAATGGGCCTGAGCGATTCGGATATCTATTGCGCAGCCGCAGTAAACAAGCAAAATGGCTCCGGGGCAGAATTTCAGCTACTTGCCGCTTCAGGTGCTGGTATCGAGCCAGAGCAAACGGCATTGCCTGATAAGGTAAAAAGCCGTTTTATAGAAACACATAATCGCAAAACATCCAGTAAATCAGATCATGAGTATGTGGGTTACTTTACCAGCCAGGCTGGGCTAGAGACTATGTTGTATGTCAGTAAAAAAGGCCTGTTGCAGCCTACTGATTGTCAGTTACTCGCATTTTTTGCCAACAATATTGCCCTTGCATATGACAACCTGAATCTAAGGGAAACAGTAAAAGAATCGCAAAAAGAGCTCTCTTATATTCTCGGTGAAGCAGTCGAGAAGCGATCCAAAGAAACAGGCTCACACGTAAAACGGGTAGCTCATTACAGTTTATTACTGGCTAAATTGGTTGGATTGAACGATTATAAGGCCGAAATTATAAAGCTTGCTTCACCCTTGCACGATATTGGAAAAATAAGTATCCCGGACGTCATTCTTAATAAACCTGGAAAGCTGAATGACGAAGAATGGGCAATAATGAAGACACATGCCCAACAAGGTTATGAAATACTAAAAAACTCAACAAATGATATTTTGCAATGTGGCGCGATCATCGCTCATCAACATCATGAAAAGTGGGACGGCAGTGGCTACCCTCAAGGCCTGAAAGGTGAGCAAATAGACATCGCCGGGAGAATTACAGCGCTTGCAGATGTGTTCGATGCACTAGGTAGTGTTCGATGTTACAAGCCTGTTTGGACACTTGAAGAAATTCTAACAGAGATAAAAAGCCAAAGAGGTCAACAATTTGATCCCAAACTGGTTGATCTGTTTGTAGAAAATCTGGAACAATTCGTCGCAATACGTGATCAGTACCCAGACTAG
- the ubiA gene encoding 4-hydroxybenzoate octaprenyltransferase, whose translation MKLSRLRADHIEEYKQLMRVEKPIGTLLLMWPTLWSLWIASGGVPPWHLLLIFVLGTFMMRSAGCVINDFADRKVDGAVKRTAQRPLARGAVSEGEALTLFASLIGASFILVLMLNWQTILLSFGALALASVYPFMKRYTHLPQVVLGAAFSWGIPMAFMAAQETVPVLAWVLFIANLLWTVAYDTKYAMVDKDDDVVIGIKSTAILFGRWDRHVIAGLNLTFLVCMAWVAIQVGMSVWFWVGFAVAGVWLAKLQWQINDRSRDKCFKAFLSNNYVGLAMFAGVVAGV comes from the coding sequence ATGAAGCTATCTCGGCTTCGGGCTGATCACATCGAAGAATACAAACAGTTAATGCGTGTTGAGAAGCCGATTGGCACTTTGTTGCTGATGTGGCCAACACTTTGGAGCCTATGGATAGCATCTGGCGGCGTACCACCGTGGCATTTGTTGCTTATATTCGTTCTGGGCACTTTCATGATGCGAAGTGCAGGTTGCGTAATCAATGATTTTGCTGACCGTAAAGTAGATGGTGCCGTAAAAAGAACAGCGCAAAGGCCTCTGGCCAGGGGCGCTGTAAGTGAAGGTGAGGCACTGACCCTGTTTGCTTCACTCATTGGTGCCTCTTTCATTCTGGTTCTGATGCTCAATTGGCAGACCATTTTACTGTCCTTTGGTGCTTTGGCGCTGGCGAGTGTTTACCCTTTTATGAAGCGTTATACACATTTACCTCAGGTAGTGCTTGGTGCTGCGTTTAGCTGGGGCATCCCAATGGCCTTTATGGCGGCTCAGGAAACAGTGCCTGTGCTTGCCTGGGTGCTGTTTATTGCTAATCTGCTCTGGACTGTTGCCTATGATACAAAGTATGCCATGGTTGATAAAGATGACGATGTGGTCATCGGGATTAAATCGACTGCCATTTTGTTTGGGCGTTGGGACAGGCATGTGATTGCTGGGTTGAATTTGACCTTTTTGGTGTGCATGGCCTGGGTGGCGATTCAGGTAGGTATGTCCGTGTGGTTCTGGGTTGGATTTGCAGTTGCCGGGGTCTGGCTTGCAAAACTACAATGGCAGATCAATGACAGAAGCAGAGATAAGTGTTTTAAGGCTTTTTTGAGCAATAATTACGTGGGTCTGGCGATGTTTGCAGGTGTGGTTGCTGGCGTTTAA
- a CDS encoding YjaG family protein, producing MTKANNFQRIRELNYLQKAVLAAAILERMLPNYGLFSEATGFGDEAILRSALNVCWEKVLLPKSKISLEKQIEKIEPNVPELKDFDMFGTYAAIDVATALLGFIQGVMSKDESEFVNVAKISQATVARYIEFLLMAEDIQPDNQQVREHPLMQYEIEVLGELIDCVADMPRIDNQSVKTLKALALSDGQTNIGLAIEV from the coding sequence ATGACGAAAGCAAATAATTTTCAGCGTATCAGAGAGCTAAATTATTTACAGAAGGCAGTCCTTGCTGCGGCCATATTAGAACGTATGCTGCCCAACTACGGCCTGTTCAGTGAGGCAACTGGATTCGGCGATGAGGCGATATTGCGCAGTGCGCTAAATGTATGCTGGGAAAAAGTGCTTTTGCCAAAAAGCAAAATTAGTCTGGAAAAGCAAATCGAGAAGATTGAGCCTAATGTCCCGGAGCTGAAAGATTTTGATATGTTTGGCACGTATGCGGCTATCGATGTTGCAACAGCACTTCTTGGTTTTATTCAGGGTGTGATGAGTAAAGATGAGAGTGAGTTTGTCAACGTGGCGAAGATTTCTCAGGCAACCGTTGCAAGGTACATTGAGTTTTTGCTAATGGCAGAAGACATTCAGCCAGACAATCAACAGGTCAGAGAGCACCCTTTAATGCAGTACGAAATAGAAGTACTTGGCGAGCTGATTGACTGTGTTGCGGACATGCCTCGTATTGATAATCAGTCGGTTAAAACTCTTAAGGCATTGGCGCTGAGCGATGGGCAGACCAATATAGGTCTGGCAATTGAAGTCTGA
- a CDS encoding flagellar basal body-associated protein FliL has translation MNRIYVALMAIVLICVSTNLRAESTVGYFGFEPDIITNYIGQSNKKLGYVRVTVDLMLDDVSNIAVVEHHTPLLRDAIVQILSKEPEETVKSLTGREEIRQRCAEKLKTLLKEETGQEIIREVLFTKYLYH, from the coding sequence ATGAATCGTATCTATGTCGCGTTGATGGCAATTGTGCTGATTTGTGTGAGTACAAACTTACGCGCTGAATCAACCGTTGGTTACTTTGGATTTGAGCCTGACATTATTACCAACTATATCGGACAATCTAATAAAAAGCTGGGTTATGTGCGCGTCACGGTCGATTTAATGCTTGATGACGTGAGCAATATCGCGGTTGTCGAACACCACACCCCATTACTGCGTGATGCCATTGTCCAGATATTAAGTAAAGAGCCAGAAGAAACAGTAAAATCACTTACCGGACGTGAGGAAATTCGTCAGCGTTGTGCTGAAAAGCTCAAAACTTTATTAAAAGAAGAGACCGGACAAGAAATCATCCGGGAAGTGCTGTTTACCAAATATTTATATCATTAG
- the tsaD gene encoding tRNA (adenosine(37)-N6)-threonylcarbamoyltransferase complex transferase subunit TsaD, protein MRILGIESSCDETGIAIYDDEQGLLAHQLYSQVKVHADYGGVVPELASRDHVRKTIPLIEAAFKQAGCGPESLDGIAYTAGPGLVGALLVGTSIGRSLAFGWNIPAVAVHHMEGHLLAPMLEEEMPEFPFVALLVSGGHTMMVKVAGIGEYEVLGESVDDAAGEAFDKTAKLLGLDYPGGPMLAKLATKGVAGRFVFPRPMTDRPGLDFSFSGLKTAAANTIKSAGDDEQTKADIAHAFQTAVVDTLAIKCKRALKETGIKRLIIAGGVSANTELRTKLERMMQGMKGKVYYPRTEFCTDNGAMIAYAGMQRLKAGQTAELSMKTQPRWPLDSLPPL, encoded by the coding sequence TTGCGAATTTTAGGTATCGAGTCTTCTTGTGACGAGACGGGGATTGCTATCTATGATGATGAGCAGGGACTTTTGGCACATCAATTATATAGCCAGGTAAAAGTTCATGCTGATTATGGTGGCGTTGTTCCTGAGCTGGCTTCAAGAGATCATGTTCGCAAAACCATTCCGTTAATTGAGGCCGCTTTTAAACAGGCGGGCTGTGGTCCAGAGTCTCTGGATGGCATCGCTTATACAGCAGGCCCAGGGTTAGTAGGCGCTTTACTGGTGGGAACATCTATTGGCCGTTCACTGGCATTTGGCTGGAATATCCCAGCTGTGGCAGTGCACCACATGGAAGGTCATTTGCTGGCCCCGATGCTGGAAGAAGAGATGCCTGAATTCCCGTTTGTTGCGCTACTGGTCTCAGGTGGTCACACTATGATGGTTAAGGTGGCTGGAATCGGCGAATACGAGGTGCTGGGCGAGTCTGTGGACGATGCTGCTGGTGAAGCCTTCGATAAAACGGCCAAGTTGCTGGGGCTAGATTACCCCGGTGGTCCAATGCTTGCTAAGCTTGCGACAAAAGGTGTGGCGGGTCGGTTTGTGTTTCCGCGTCCGATGACTGACAGGCCCGGTCTGGATTTCAGCTTTAGTGGTCTCAAAACAGCCGCTGCAAATACCATTAAGTCGGCCGGCGATGATGAGCAAACTAAAGCGGATATCGCGCATGCTTTTCAGACGGCTGTAGTCGATACGCTTGCCATTAAATGCAAACGGGCGCTGAAAGAGACGGGAATCAAGCGTCTGATCATCGCAGGTGGAGTCAGTGCTAATACTGAATTGCGTACCAAGCTTGAGCGCATGATGCAGGGCATGAAAGGGAAGGTATACTACCCGAGAACTGAGTTCTGTACAGACAATGGTGCAATGATCGCATACGCTGGTATGCAGCGTCTGAAAGCTGGCCAAACCGCTGAATTGAGTATGAAAACTCAGCCACGTTGGCCGCTGGACAGCCTGCCGCCATTGTAA
- a CDS encoding DUF2007 domain-containing protein — MSNTMFDWTCVYRTDNPLEAHIILGLLTQARLKTHVEGAALATALGEIPFCQETIKIFVCAIKVPEAEEILVNYQQNNLSEDWQCRGCSEHNGSGFQYCWHCGKSYDESK; from the coding sequence ATGAGTAATACTATGTTTGACTGGACGTGTGTGTATCGCACGGATAACCCATTAGAAGCCCATATTATTTTGGGCTTGTTGACACAAGCGAGGCTCAAAACACATGTTGAGGGTGCAGCGCTGGCTACCGCATTGGGGGAGATACCATTTTGTCAGGAGACAATAAAAATATTTGTCTGCGCGATAAAAGTACCCGAGGCGGAAGAAATCTTGGTAAACTACCAGCAAAACAACTTATCGGAAGATTGGCAGTGTCGCGGCTGCTCTGAACACAATGGTTCAGGGTTTCAATATTGCTGGCACTGTGGAAAAAGCTATGACGAAAGCAAATAA